A window from Acropora palmata chromosome 14, jaAcrPala1.3, whole genome shotgun sequence encodes these proteins:
- the LOC141866810 gene encoding uncharacterized protein LOC141866810, producing MLGVFYGKLPLTGKEFFSSSNHMLVIFVSNATNSYTGFNASYSLIERKAGVNVAAIVVPLLCLVLVALLLVGVFLYCRRKKKNKGESGNSRRTVHFSNLTAHIVTSPSENETESHGD from the exons ATGTTAGGAGTGTTCTACGGGAAACTCCCACTCACTGGGAAAGAATTCTTCTCGTCTTCAAATCATATGCTGGTGATATTTGTGTCAAACGCAACTAACTCATACACTGGATTTAATGCTTCGTACAGTTTAATTGAAAGGAAAG CAGGCGTCAATGTGGCTGCAATTGTCGTTCCTTTGTTGTGTCTGGTGCTCGTGGCCCTGTTGCTTGTTGGTGTTTTCCTTTATTGCAGAAG gaaaaagaagaataaaGGAGAAAGTGGAAACTCCAGGCGCACCGTTCATTTTAG CAATTTGACAGCACATATTGTTACATCGCcttctgaaaatgaaaccgAGTCACACGGagattga